The following are from one region of the Thiocapsa rosea genome:
- a CDS encoding chemotaxis protein CheW has product MTLERTVSETDASDRDELDMILDRRRQAGAQVVEVETAKVKLVIFVVGEALLAFPARGLVEILPLTTIHVVPGCPPALEGVINVRGDIASVVRLGDLLGMTHAPSDRRSAILLGQGTQMRSGLRVDRVVDVLDVPEESIQAPPQSLPEPLRGPATGVFEHEGQIVILLDLDRVFQALLRE; this is encoded by the coding sequence ATGACTCTTGAGCGAACCGTATCGGAAACCGACGCTTCCGATCGCGACGAGCTCGACATGATCCTCGATCGGCGGCGCCAAGCCGGTGCACAGGTCGTCGAGGTCGAGACCGCCAAGGTCAAGCTCGTGATCTTTGTGGTCGGCGAGGCCCTGCTCGCCTTCCCTGCGCGCGGGCTGGTGGAGATCCTGCCGCTCACGACCATCCATGTCGTCCCGGGCTGCCCGCCGGCCTTGGAGGGCGTCATCAATGTCCGCGGCGACATCGCCTCGGTGGTCCGTCTCGGCGATCTGTTGGGCATGACGCATGCCCCGTCCGACCGTCGCTCGGCCATCTTGCTCGGCCAGGGCACGCAGATGCGCAGCGGGTTGCGGGTCGACCGCGTAGTCGACGTGCTGGACGTGCCGGAAGAGTCCATCCAGGCGCCGCCGCAGAGCTTGCCCGAGCCCTTGCGCGGACCCGCAACCGGGGTGTTCGAGCATGAGGGACAGATCGTGATCCTGCTCGATCTGGATCGGGTGTTTCAGGCCCTCTTGCGCGAGTAG